In Qingshengfaniella alkalisoli, a single genomic region encodes these proteins:
- a CDS encoding sugar ABC transporter ATP-binding protein, whose amino-acid sequence MRNISKTFGAVRALSGVSLVAHRGEVHALMGENGAGKSTLMKVLSGAYTPDSGGEVLIDGVPLAFGDPRRSKESGVAVIYQELSLAPNLTVAQNIFLGVEPARWGLIDRRSIGRAAQPVLDRLDVPFTGHTLVSSLSLGERQLVEIARALSAEAKIIVMDEPTTSLSTRETEKLFEVIAALKQDGIAVIYISHRMEEIYKLSDRCSVLRDGEYVGTLEREELSAPKLVSMMVGRDLSSFYKKEHKPSDNVRDVVLSVEDLGDDIKVKDCSLEVHHGEVLGIAGLVGSGRTELARLIFGADPATKGRILLNGQEVSCRSPREALASGIAYLTEDRKALGLFLDMSISDNTNMAVLERDAHFAGRRNFAKAVDRAKRAMASLGIKAPTARLATGALSGGNQQKVLLARLLEADPKVVILDEPTRGVDVGAKSEIYRLIDTLAQKGLAVVMISSELPEIIGVADRVLVMREGRIAGEVTAQPDRPINQEEIMTLSTGARPESVVSVI is encoded by the coding sequence ATGCGCAACATCAGCAAGACCTTCGGCGCAGTCCGTGCGCTTTCGGGTGTATCGCTCGTCGCGCATCGCGGTGAAGTGCACGCGCTGATGGGCGAAAACGGCGCAGGAAAATCGACCCTGATGAAGGTGCTGTCGGGTGCATATACGCCGGATTCGGGCGGCGAAGTGTTGATCGACGGGGTGCCGCTTGCTTTTGGTGATCCGCGGCGTTCGAAAGAAAGCGGCGTGGCGGTCATTTATCAGGAATTGTCGCTGGCTCCGAACCTAACCGTCGCACAGAACATCTTCCTGGGTGTGGAACCTGCGCGCTGGGGCTTGATCGACCGCCGTTCGATCGGCCGAGCCGCGCAGCCAGTGCTGGATCGGCTGGATGTCCCCTTCACCGGTCATACATTGGTCAGCAGCCTGTCACTGGGCGAGCGGCAGCTTGTCGAAATCGCGCGAGCTCTTTCGGCAGAGGCGAAGATCATCGTGATGGACGAGCCTACGACATCGCTGTCGACCCGAGAGACCGAAAAACTGTTCGAAGTCATTGCTGCCCTGAAGCAAGACGGAATCGCAGTGATCTACATCAGTCATCGGATGGAAGAGATCTATAAACTCTCGGATCGGTGTTCAGTGCTGCGCGATGGTGAATACGTCGGCACGCTGGAACGCGAAGAGCTGTCCGCACCCAAATTGGTGTCGATGATGGTTGGGCGGGATCTGAGCAGTTTCTACAAGAAAGAACACAAACCGAGCGACAACGTACGTGATGTCGTGCTCTCGGTCGAGGATTTAGGCGATGACATCAAGGTCAAGGATTGCTCGCTCGAGGTTCATCACGGCGAGGTTCTGGGCATCGCGGGGCTTGTCGGATCAGGACGGACCGAACTGGCGCGGCTGATTTTCGGTGCGGACCCAGCAACGAAGGGACGCATTTTGCTGAACGGTCAGGAAGTCTCCTGCCGCTCGCCGCGCGAAGCTTTGGCTAGCGGGATCGCGTATCTGACAGAAGACCGCAAGGCGTTGGGACTGTTTCTGGACATGAGCATCTCAGACAATACGAATATGGCGGTTCTGGAGCGGGACGCGCATTTCGCCGGGCGCCGCAACTTTGCAAAAGCGGTGGATCGCGCCAAACGGGCGATGGCATCTTTGGGGATCAAAGCACCGACAGCACGTCTGGCAACTGGTGCGCTTTCTGGCGGGAACCAGCAAAAGGTGCTGCTGGCAAGACTTCTTGAGGCCGATCCAAAGGTTGTCATCTTGGACGAACCGACGCGCGGCGTGGATGTCGGAGCCAAATCCGAAATCTATCGGCTGATCGACACTTTGGCGCAGAAGGGGCTTGCGGTGGTGATGATTTCCAGCGAGCTGCCCGAGATTATCGGGGTTGCCGATCGTGTGCTGGTGATGCGCGAAGGGCGGATCGCGGGCGAGGTCACGGCCCAACCCGACCGTCCGATCAACCAAGAAGAAATCATGACGCTTTCAACAGGTGCGCGGCCAGAGTCCGTTGTATCCGTGATATGA
- the dctP gene encoding TRAP transporter substrate-binding protein DctP — MLDHLRTLAAAIPMLAAAGMAQAQDVTWQIPTSVPEGSPYFVNFLERFADNVDALTAGRVEIEPFGAGVLVPALEVYKGVQDGVIKAGHSTPSYLVNQNPKNAIFSGFPGGMGPEAYITWIYEDGGKEALYEMRAEEGLKSLVVGIGSSEIMAHSNVPVQTAEDLKGLKYRTSGPWAEVMRDYFGAVPTVVPPGEIYTLLQRKGVDLIEWGPPSGNLPEGFHEAAKYIIVPGVHQPTFLWEVVMKQETWDALDDDLKPLLEKAADLTTMQALLHFYSEDLKALETYRSGKNEIITLDPAFVDELSEAGVDWITKKAAEQSDAGAPEMAELLENYLAFQTRWEAESAYLIRNED, encoded by the coding sequence ATGCTCGACCATCTACGAACGCTGGCGGCAGCGATCCCCATGCTGGCTGCAGCCGGCATGGCGCAGGCGCAAGACGTGACATGGCAGATCCCGACATCCGTTCCGGAGGGTTCGCCCTATTTCGTGAACTTTCTGGAACGTTTCGCAGACAACGTGGACGCGCTGACAGCGGGCCGCGTCGAGATCGAACCGTTTGGTGCTGGCGTCTTGGTGCCCGCGCTTGAAGTCTACAAGGGTGTCCAGGACGGTGTCATCAAGGCAGGCCACTCAACGCCAAGCTACCTCGTCAACCAGAACCCTAAGAACGCGATCTTCTCGGGCTTCCCTGGCGGAATGGGACCAGAGGCCTACATCACCTGGATCTACGAAGACGGGGGCAAGGAAGCGCTTTACGAGATGCGTGCCGAGGAAGGCTTGAAGAGCCTTGTGGTTGGCATCGGCTCGTCCGAGATCATGGCCCATTCCAACGTTCCAGTGCAAACCGCCGAGGATCTCAAAGGTCTGAAATACCGCACATCCGGCCCGTGGGCGGAGGTGATGCGCGACTATTTCGGTGCCGTTCCGACCGTTGTGCCGCCCGGTGAAATCTATACGCTTCTACAGCGCAAGGGCGTTGATCTGATCGAATGGGGTCCGCCGTCGGGCAACCTGCCTGAAGGCTTCCACGAGGCGGCGAAGTACATCATCGTTCCCGGTGTGCATCAGCCGACCTTCCTGTGGGAAGTGGTCATGAAGCAGGAAACCTGGGACGCGCTTGACGACGATCTGAAGCCGCTGCTTGAAAAGGCCGCTGATCTGACGACCATGCAGGCTTTGCTGCATTTCTACAGCGAAGACCTGAAGGCGCTGGAAACCTATCGCTCCGGAAAAAACGAGATCATCACGCTCGATCCTGCCTTTGTCGACGAGTTGTCGGAAGCTGGTGTCGATTGGATCACCAAGAAGGCTGCCGAGCAAAGCGATGCCGGTGCGCCTGAAATGGCTGAGCTTCTTGAAAACTATCTGGCGTTTCAGACACGCTGGGAAGCCGAGAGCGCCTACCTGATCCGCAACGAAGACTGA
- a CDS encoding NAD(P)/FAD-dependent oxidoreductase — MAQNAQPEIVVIGAGVIGVTTALALQSGGHQVCLLDRSGVAAETSRGNAGAFAYTDIEPLATPGIMRKAPKWLLDPLGPLSVPPAYALNIAPWMLRFWRASWPDRYAAAVEAQANMMKLSRAALERLIPSVSGEALIRREGQLQLYEGDRQFRASLPAWEKRRDHGIAFQLLESPAAIADIQPGLHSRFTHAGFTPDWMNTVDPERWTKHLAHAFVARGGQIETANVQALQTTETGTGVVTERGVLHPLQIVVCAGAWSHHLARTIGDHFPLETERGYNTTFPTASFDLRTHLTFSGHGFVVSKIGEGLRVGGAVELGGLKLPPNFKRAETLVQKAAQFLPGFDPEGGTQWMGFRPSLPDSLPVIGRSPKVKDVIYAFGHNHLGLTQSAGTAELVNAIASRQDPEIPLRPYRANRF; from the coding sequence ATGGCGCAAAACGCGCAGCCTGAAATTGTCGTAATCGGTGCGGGGGTCATCGGCGTCACCACCGCGCTGGCGCTTCAATCCGGTGGGCACCAGGTATGTCTCCTCGACAGAAGCGGCGTGGCGGCAGAGACCTCGCGCGGGAACGCAGGCGCCTTTGCCTACACCGATATCGAGCCCCTCGCGACACCCGGGATCATGCGCAAGGCCCCGAAATGGCTGCTCGATCCGCTGGGGCCCTTGTCGGTTCCGCCCGCCTATGCCCTCAACATCGCGCCATGGATGCTACGCTTTTGGAGAGCAAGTTGGCCGGATCGCTACGCTGCGGCGGTTGAGGCGCAGGCAAACATGATGAAGCTGTCGCGCGCCGCGCTGGAACGGCTGATCCCGTCCGTGTCCGGCGAGGCGCTGATACGTCGCGAAGGGCAACTGCAGCTATACGAGGGCGACCGGCAATTCAGGGCCAGCCTGCCCGCGTGGGAAAAGCGGCGCGACCATGGCATCGCGTTCCAACTGCTGGAAAGCCCCGCCGCGATTGCGGACATCCAACCCGGCTTGCACAGCCGCTTCACCCATGCCGGGTTTACGCCCGACTGGATGAACACCGTCGATCCCGAAAGATGGACAAAACACCTGGCGCACGCCTTTGTGGCGCGTGGCGGACAGATCGAAACGGCCAATGTGCAGGCATTGCAAACAACTGAAACGGGGACCGGCGTTGTTACTGAAAGGGGCGTTCTGCACCCGCTACAGATCGTTGTCTGTGCCGGCGCATGGTCGCATCATCTTGCCAGGACCATCGGCGATCACTTTCCACTGGAAACCGAACGTGGCTACAATACGACCTTCCCGACGGCCAGCTTTGACCTGCGCACCCATCTGACCTTCAGCGGGCACGGCTTCGTCGTTTCCAAAATCGGGGAAGGTCTGCGCGTAGGCGGTGCCGTCGAGTTGGGCGGGTTGAAACTGCCTCCCAATTTCAAGCGCGCCGAAACGCTTGTGCAGAAAGCCGCGCAGTTCTTGCCCGGCTTCGATCCCGAAGGTGGCACACAATGGATGGGGTTCCGCCCGTCCCTGCCCGACAGCCTGCCAGTGATCGGCAGATCACCCAAGGTGAAAGATGTCATCTACGCGTTCGGACACAATCATCTGGGGCTGACCCAATCGGCCGGAACGGCAGAGCTGGTCAACGCGATCGCCTCAAGACAAGACCCCGAAATCCCGCTCCGGCCCTATCGCGCAAACAGATTCTGA
- a CDS encoding TRAP transporter small permease subunit codes for MNRILGVIDRISAVLSRIAEAVTLILVASMIYEVVARYVFGAPTIWAFDISYMCTGTLFVLGAAYALKQDAHVRIDFLAQKLPPALRQKIEGGVFLCLLLPIFIGLSWVATGRAWRAFVEGEVEMVSPWAPLMWPFYSMLALGLIALTLQIFAQGCRAFLGRSRSDFELEA; via the coding sequence ATGAACCGCATATTAGGGGTCATCGATCGGATATCGGCGGTTCTGTCCCGAATTGCAGAGGCTGTGACCCTGATACTGGTCGCCTCCATGATCTACGAAGTCGTTGCGCGCTATGTATTCGGGGCGCCAACGATCTGGGCCTTCGACATCTCGTATATGTGCACTGGCACCTTGTTCGTGTTGGGCGCGGCCTATGCGTTGAAGCAGGACGCGCATGTCCGGATCGACTTTCTTGCCCAGAAGTTACCACCGGCGCTGCGACAAAAAATAGAAGGCGGTGTCTTTCTCTGCCTGCTGCTGCCGATCTTCATTGGATTGTCCTGGGTGGCCACCGGCCGTGCGTGGCGCGCCTTTGTTGAAGGCGAGGTCGAAATGGTCAGCCCTTGGGCTCCGCTGATGTGGCCGTTCTATTCGATGCTTGCGTTGGGCTTGATCGCCCTGACGCTACAAATCTTCGCGCAGGGCTGTCGTGCCTTTCTTGGTCGTTCGCGCTCCGATTTTGAACTTGAGGCCTGA
- a CDS encoding GntR family transcriptional regulator — protein MDTEHQKSTEAQSVKRRRGSGVSTAYETLKREILDLTLAPGSPVDEVSLTQRFNMSRTPIREALVKLASDGLVVTLPNRATIVAPIDFLELSQFFDALTLMYRVTTRLAAQNHTPAEITAIRDLQKAYAQAVGDKDVEYMIETNRDFHVAIAKAGKNRYYTDLFTRLLDEGRRLLRLYYSSFNYELPEIYLDEHEVMVAAIMDRDVARADKIAKAHADQIVKQIQSYISADRRLSDGMAI, from the coding sequence ATGGATACCGAGCATCAAAAATCGACAGAAGCCCAATCGGTTAAGCGACGCAGGGGTAGCGGGGTCTCCACCGCATACGAAACGCTCAAACGAGAAATTCTCGACCTGACGCTAGCGCCCGGATCTCCGGTGGACGAAGTGAGCCTGACGCAGCGATTTAACATGTCGCGCACGCCCATACGTGAGGCCCTGGTCAAACTGGCAAGTGACGGGCTGGTTGTTACTCTGCCGAATCGAGCGACAATTGTTGCCCCTATCGATTTTCTGGAACTGTCCCAATTCTTCGATGCACTTACCTTGATGTATCGCGTCACCACTCGCTTGGCCGCACAGAACCATACGCCGGCCGAAATAACAGCCATCCGAGACCTGCAGAAGGCCTATGCCCAAGCCGTCGGTGATAAGGATGTCGAATACATGATCGAGACAAACCGGGACTTTCATGTGGCAATCGCAAAAGCGGGCAAGAACCGTTATTACACCGATCTGTTCACGCGGTTGCTGGATGAAGGGCGGCGATTGCTCCGGCTGTATTACTCGTCGTTCAACTATGAACTGCCGGAAATCTATCTGGATGAGCACGAGGTCATGGTTGCGGCGATCATGGACCGGGATGTCGCGCGGGCTGACAAGATCGCGAAAGCCCATGCCGATCAGATCGTCAAGCAGATCCAGTCCTATATTTCCGCAGATCGCCGACTATCGGACGGGATGGCAATTTAA
- a CDS encoding trans-3-hydroxy-L-proline dehydratase, with amino-acid sequence MRSSKVIHVVSCHAEGEVGDVIVGGVNPPPGDTIWDQRKWIAEDDTLRNFVLNEPRGGVFRHVNLLVPPRNPKAQAAWIIMEPEDTPPMSGSNSICVSTVLLDSGIIPMQEPVTEMVLEAPGGLVHVRAECANGKAERIFVENLPSFGTRLGVPLDVPGLGTITVDTAFGGDSFVVVNPEDLGVTLHADAARDIAELGIRITNAANRAFRFEHPEKPDWAHHSFCLFAGKVARDGNALHAQSVVAIQPGKLDRSPTGTAVSARMALLHARGEMTLEDRFTGVSIIGSEFQGRILGATKVGELSAIRPEISGRGWITGTHQHMLDPSDPWPEGYRISDTWPRLF; translated from the coding sequence GTGCGAAGCAGCAAGGTCATTCATGTTGTATCCTGTCACGCCGAAGGCGAGGTCGGTGATGTTATCGTCGGCGGCGTGAACCCGCCACCGGGCGATACGATCTGGGATCAACGCAAATGGATCGCCGAGGACGACACCCTGCGCAACTTCGTCCTGAACGAACCGCGCGGCGGCGTGTTTCGTCATGTGAACCTGCTTGTGCCACCCAGGAACCCCAAGGCGCAAGCCGCGTGGATCATCATGGAGCCCGAGGATACCCCGCCGATGTCGGGATCCAACTCGATCTGTGTCTCGACCGTGTTGCTCGATAGCGGGATTATCCCGATGCAGGAGCCGGTGACCGAAATGGTGCTGGAAGCGCCCGGCGGGCTGGTACATGTGCGCGCCGAATGTGCCAACGGGAAGGCGGAACGCATTTTCGTCGAGAACCTGCCATCTTTCGGAACACGTCTTGGTGTTCCGCTCGATGTGCCGGGGCTGGGCACGATCACTGTGGATACGGCCTTCGGGGGAGACAGTTTTGTCGTAGTGAATCCTGAAGACTTGGGCGTGACGCTGCACGCCGATGCCGCGCGTGACATCGCTGAGTTGGGTATCCGGATCACGAACGCCGCGAACCGAGCTTTCCGTTTCGAGCATCCCGAAAAGCCCGATTGGGCGCATCATTCCTTCTGTCTGTTTGCGGGTAAGGTGGCCCGCGATGGCAACGCGTTGCACGCGCAATCGGTGGTAGCGATTCAGCCGGGCAAGCTCGATCGCTCACCGACGGGCACAGCAGTCTCGGCGCGTATGGCGCTGCTGCACGCACGAGGCGAGATGACGCTCGAAGACCGGTTTACGGGTGTATCCATCATCGGATCGGAGTTTCAGGGCCGGATCCTGGGTGCTACCAAGGTGGGCGAACTGAGCGCGATACGGCCCGAAATCAGCGGCCGTGGCTGGATCACCGGAACGCATCAGCACATGCTGGACCCAAGCGATCCATGGCCGGAAGGTTACCGGATTTCCGACACCTGGCCGCGCTTGTTCTGA
- a CDS encoding dihydrodipicolinate synthase family protein, which produces MNKDVFHGTIPALLTPCTADRQPDFDALVRKGKELIDAGMSAVVYCGSCGDWPLLTDEQRMEGVEHLTKAGVPVIVGTGAINSKSAVAHAAHAQKIGAAGLMVIPRVLSRGLSVAAQRNHFKAILDAAPDIPAIIYNSPYYGYSTKADLFFALREEHKNLIGFKEFGGKDDLSYAAEYITSQDDDVILMVGVDTEVYHGFVKCGAVGAITGIGSVFPKEALLQVALSRLAAQGNPEADIRARELAEAFSVLAKFDEGVDLVLYFKHLMVLKGNNEYKLNLNETDELSKSQAKYCEAQFHQFNTWFDAWSKQGGVIAECM; this is translated from the coding sequence ATGAACAAAGATGTCTTTCACGGCACGATCCCTGCCCTTCTGACGCCCTGTACGGCGGATCGCCAGCCCGATTTCGACGCCCTGGTGCGCAAGGGCAAGGAACTGATCGATGCGGGCATGTCCGCCGTGGTCTATTGCGGCTCCTGCGGTGACTGGCCCCTTCTGACGGATGAGCAACGCATGGAAGGTGTCGAGCACCTGACAAAGGCCGGCGTTCCCGTCATCGTCGGCACCGGCGCGATCAATTCGAAATCCGCCGTCGCCCATGCGGCCCATGCGCAGAAAATCGGGGCCGCTGGCCTGATGGTCATCCCGCGTGTCCTGTCGCGTGGCCTGTCGGTCGCGGCACAGCGGAACCACTTCAAGGCGATCCTGGATGCCGCACCGGATATTCCCGCGATCATCTACAACAGCCCCTACTACGGCTATTCCACCAAGGCCGATTTGTTCTTCGCGCTGCGCGAAGAGCACAAGAACCTGATCGGCTTCAAGGAATTCGGCGGCAAGGACGATCTCAGCTACGCGGCAGAATACATCACGTCTCAGGATGACGACGTGATCCTGATGGTCGGCGTCGACACCGAAGTTTACCACGGCTTCGTCAAATGCGGCGCGGTGGGTGCGATCACCGGCATCGGGTCGGTCTTCCCGAAAGAGGCGCTGCTGCAGGTTGCGCTGTCGCGCCTCGCCGCGCAGGGCAACCCCGAAGCCGACATCCGCGCCCGCGAACTGGCCGAGGCGTTTTCCGTGCTCGCCAAGTTCGACGAAGGTGTGGACCTGGTTCTCTACTTCAAGCACCTGATGGTTCTGAAGGGCAACAACGAGTACAAGCTGAACCTGAACGAGACGGATGAGCTGTCCAAGTCACAGGCCAAATACTGCGAAGCCCAGTTCCACCAGTTCAACACCTGGTTCGACGCATGGTCCAAGCAGGGCGGAGTGATCGCTGAATGCATGTGA
- a CDS encoding DeoR/GlpR family DNA-binding transcription regulator → MVSESDRLATISDLLRERPFISARELRGLVGVSPATIRRDIEKLASSGLAHKVHGGVAALEQSSPGAVAPALPFVENRDIAVDAKKAIARTAAELVRDGSLIIIHAGSTCFHFGCEIAQRNVRVFTNSMPVAAYLNEYGTCQLTIGGGDLHREPGVLYDPTREDYSFYASQFFVGALGVSSEGLLESNPLLVRFINEICGQANEIIVLVDSRKFEAAPPTVVLPLHRVNRLITDDGLSDRAAQMLDEEGVNYMVANVSESSIDR, encoded by the coding sequence ATGGTGAGCGAATCGGATCGCCTGGCGACTATTTCCGATCTATTGCGAGAGCGGCCATTTATTTCGGCGCGAGAATTGCGCGGTCTGGTCGGCGTTTCTCCAGCTACGATACGACGGGACATCGAAAAGCTTGCTTCATCCGGTCTGGCCCATAAGGTTCACGGGGGCGTGGCCGCGTTGGAGCAAAGTTCGCCCGGCGCTGTTGCACCTGCGCTTCCCTTCGTGGAAAACCGTGATATCGCAGTTGATGCGAAGAAGGCCATCGCCCGAACAGCTGCAGAATTGGTGCGCGACGGCAGTCTGATTATCATTCACGCCGGATCAACCTGTTTCCATTTCGGATGTGAAATCGCGCAGCGTAATGTGCGAGTCTTTACCAATTCCATGCCCGTTGCGGCCTATCTGAACGAATACGGCACTTGTCAGCTGACCATCGGTGGCGGCGACCTGCATCGTGAGCCAGGCGTTCTGTATGATCCGACCCGCGAAGATTACAGCTTCTACGCGTCGCAATTCTTCGTTGGCGCGCTCGGCGTTAGTTCAGAAGGATTACTGGAATCCAATCCGCTGTTGGTGCGTTTTATCAACGAGATATGCGGTCAAGCGAACGAAATCATCGTGCTCGTCGATAGCCGGAAATTCGAAGCCGCGCCACCCACGGTTGTTCTGCCGCTGCACAGGGTCAACCGCTTGATCACCGATGATGGCCTTTCGGATCGCGCGGCCCAGATGCTGGACGAAGAAGGGGTAAACTACATGGTCGCCAATGTCTCGGAATCCTCCATTGACAGATAA
- a CDS encoding proline racemase family protein — translation MHVIDSHTGGEPTRVILDGGPDLGSGPLSARARLLATEHRDLYRAVMLEPRGQVAMVGALLVEPTDPDCVTGVIYFDAEAVLGMCGHGTIGLAATLVHMGRIGPGVHKIETPVGVVSVEVQDPNTIKVTNIESRRTRKGISVEVDGIGTVTGDVAYGGNWFFIVDPSPVRVASDNIRQLTDVTIAVREALIAAGISGDEGAPIDHVIFYGPSDNPDAHSRNFVLCPDNAYDRSPCGTGCSARLACLAADGKLRDGEEILQESVIGSSYRLSYRDGPNDGVIPSITGQAHVMAEARLIFNPADPFRDGIVL, via the coding sequence ATGCATGTGATCGACAGTCACACCGGCGGAGAACCCACGCGGGTGATCCTCGATGGAGGTCCGGACCTTGGGTCCGGGCCGCTGTCGGCGCGTGCCCGTCTGCTGGCGACCGAGCATCGCGATCTCTATCGCGCGGTGATGCTGGAGCCACGTGGCCAGGTTGCGATGGTCGGCGCGCTGCTGGTGGAGCCGACCGATCCCGACTGCGTGACCGGCGTGATCTATTTCGACGCCGAAGCGGTCCTGGGCATGTGCGGTCACGGCACCATCGGGCTGGCCGCCACTCTGGTCCATATGGGGCGTATCGGCCCCGGGGTGCACAAGATCGAAACGCCGGTGGGTGTGGTGTCGGTCGAGGTACAAGACCCCAACACGATCAAGGTCACGAATATCGAGAGCCGCCGTACACGTAAGGGCATCTCGGTCGAAGTGGACGGTATCGGCACAGTGACAGGCGATGTCGCATATGGCGGCAACTGGTTCTTCATCGTCGATCCCAGCCCCGTTCGGGTCGCTAGCGACAATATCCGGCAACTCACGGACGTCACCATAGCCGTACGCGAAGCATTGATTGCCGCCGGGATTTCAGGCGACGAAGGCGCCCCGATCGACCACGTCATTTTCTATGGCCCTTCCGACAACCCGGACGCGCATAGCCGCAACTTCGTCCTGTGCCCGGACAACGCCTATGACCGATCCCCGTGCGGGACCGGCTGTTCGGCCCGGTTGGCCTGCCTCGCGGCGGACGGGAAACTTCGGGATGGAGAAGAGATCCTTCAGGAAAGCGTGATTGGCAGCAGCTACCGCCTTTCCTACCGGGACGGTCCGAACGATGGTGTCATTCCGTCGATCACCGGCCAGGCCCATGTCATGGCCGAAGCGCGGCTGATCTTCAATCCGGCAGATCCGTTCAGGGACGGCATCGTCCTTTAA
- a CDS encoding TRAP transporter large permease — protein sequence MLVAALMFPVLFVLVLTGIPISFSLAVVSAGAGLIAFGPHAFAQLFGSFYSASTNFILAAIPMFVLMGALLERSGIAERLFRVMQLWLGRLPGGLAVATIAMGAVFAAAAGVVGAVEVMIGMMAIPAMQRFRYDNSLIAGTICAGGSLGTMIPPSVIAVMYASLAQMSVGELLAAMMFPGLLMVCLFIVFIIIHGSLFPPATPIEIKEEDQVPLGEKLRLTITSLLPICALIFAVLGSLLAGIASPTEAASVGALGAVLLCLMYGRFSWSMLAESLQITVRISAMILLIVAAGTMFMGTFAANGGAKLIRTAVETAGLGNAGMIVFFLLIVLLLGFVLDWTANVLICVPLFTPFIRSAGIDPVWFGTMAIIVIQTSYLTPPMASSIFYLKSIAPPDMTYGQMCRGVVPFIVLQLVTLALVAFFPALATWLPDQIVGF from the coding sequence ATGCTGGTTGCCGCGCTTATGTTTCCCGTCCTGTTCGTTCTGGTGCTGACGGGTATCCCGATTTCCTTTTCTCTGGCGGTCGTGTCGGCGGGAGCGGGGCTTATTGCCTTCGGTCCCCATGCGTTCGCGCAGCTTTTCGGGTCGTTCTACTCTGCCTCGACGAACTTTATCTTGGCCGCGATTCCGATGTTCGTCCTGATGGGCGCGCTTCTGGAGCGGTCAGGCATAGCGGAACGCCTGTTTCGTGTGATGCAGCTTTGGCTGGGCCGCTTACCAGGCGGCCTTGCCGTTGCGACCATCGCGATGGGGGCGGTATTCGCTGCGGCGGCAGGGGTCGTGGGCGCGGTCGAAGTGATGATCGGCATGATGGCCATACCCGCCATGCAGCGCTTTAGGTACGATAACAGCCTGATTGCGGGCACGATCTGTGCGGGCGGGTCCCTCGGCACGATGATTCCCCCATCGGTGATCGCGGTCATGTATGCCTCGCTGGCGCAGATGTCTGTAGGTGAGTTGCTCGCTGCAATGATGTTTCCCGGACTGCTGATGGTCTGTCTGTTCATCGTGTTCATCATTATCCACGGGAGCCTGTTTCCGCCTGCCACCCCGATCGAGATCAAAGAAGAGGATCAGGTGCCACTAGGTGAAAAGCTTCGCCTGACCATTACGTCATTGTTGCCGATCTGCGCCTTGATCTTCGCGGTTCTCGGATCGCTTCTGGCGGGTATCGCGTCCCCCACGGAAGCCGCCTCCGTAGGCGCATTGGGCGCGGTCCTGCTATGCCTGATGTATGGTCGCTTCAGTTGGTCGATGCTGGCCGAATCCTTGCAGATCACGGTTCGCATTTCCGCGATGATCCTGCTGATTGTGGCTGCAGGCACGATGTTCATGGGCACTTTTGCCGCGAATGGCGGTGCCAAGCTGATCCGAACGGCTGTTGAAACCGCAGGGCTTGGAAATGCAGGAATGATCGTCTTCTTCCTGCTAATCGTGCTGCTTCTGGGCTTCGTTCTGGATTGGACCGCAAATGTGCTGATCTGCGTGCCGTTGTTTACTCCGTTCATACGCTCCGCGGGAATTGATCCGGTCTGGTTCGGGACGATGGCCATCATCGTCATCCAGACCAGTTACCTGACGCCGCCGATGGCCTCATCAATCTTTTACCTGAAATCGATCGCACCACCGGACATGACATATGGTCAAATGTGTCGTGGTGTCGTGCCATTCATCGTTCTTCAACTGGTGACCCTTGCGCTGGTGGCATTCTTCCCTGCACTGGCGACTTGGTTGCCGGATCAGATCGTCGGGTTCTGA